A genomic stretch from Nocardia wallacei includes:
- a CDS encoding TetR/AcrR family transcriptional regulator has product MSLEATRRRLTEKQADTVDRLTRAALEVLSREGFAGLTVRMVAAAAGVGTATAYTYFSSKEHLVAEVFWRRLAATPPPADDDSADSTTRTVAVLRQIAMLVADEPALAGAVTSALLGTDPDVAHLRVRIGSEIRRRLVTALGEGADPDLVESLELLYAGALVRAGMGYASYAEIADRLEQAAVRVLRD; this is encoded by the coding sequence GTGAGCCTGGAGGCGACTCGCCGCCGCCTCACCGAGAAGCAGGCCGACACCGTCGACCGGCTGACCCGGGCCGCCCTGGAGGTGTTGTCCCGCGAGGGTTTCGCGGGCCTGACGGTACGCATGGTCGCCGCCGCCGCCGGAGTCGGCACGGCCACCGCCTATACCTATTTCTCCTCCAAGGAGCACCTCGTCGCCGAGGTCTTCTGGCGTCGCCTGGCCGCGACCCCGCCGCCCGCCGACGACGACTCCGCCGACAGCACCACCCGGACGGTCGCCGTGCTGCGCCAGATCGCCATGCTGGTCGCCGACGAGCCGGCCCTCGCCGGCGCGGTGACCAGCGCGCTGTTGGGCACCGACCCCGATGTCGCGCACCTGCGCGTGCGCATCGGCAGCGAGATCCGCCGACGCCTGGTCACCGCCCTCGGCGAGGGCGCCGACCCGGACCTCGTCGAGTCGCTGGAACTGCTCTACGCCGGGGCCCTGGTGCGCGCCGGAATGGGCTACGCCTCGTACGCGGAGATCGCCGACCGGCTCGAGCAGGCCGCGGTGCGAGTGCTGCGCGACTGA
- a CDS encoding prenyltransferase, with the protein MPEVPAVPGVLTAAQCQQTAESIAAAQESDGALPWFTGGHTDPWDHVESAMALTAAGLLTEARAAYEWSARTQRPDGSWPSQFRAGAIENADADTNFCAYLATGVWHYFRCTGDREFAAALWPGVRAAIDYVVTLQQGRNGEIYWLRGVSGVAEEALLTGCASMFHSIRCALALAESLGDPQPDWEIAALRLGHAIRHHPESFTEKDRYSMDWYYPVLCGAFDGAPAAERIASRWDDFVVGELGIRCVADRPWVTGAETCELALALDTLGDHTRARRLLAAMQHLREADGSYWTGLVFADGKRWPEERTTWTGAAMILAADALSRTTPANGIFREPTATIDLTTACACDCVASRP; encoded by the coding sequence GTGCCTGAGGTACCGGCCGTGCCCGGCGTCCTCACCGCCGCGCAGTGCCAGCAGACCGCCGAATCCATCGCCGCCGCACAGGAATCCGACGGCGCGCTACCCTGGTTCACCGGCGGTCACACCGACCCGTGGGACCACGTCGAGAGCGCGATGGCGCTCACCGCGGCCGGACTGCTGACCGAGGCGCGCGCGGCCTACGAATGGTCGGCGCGCACGCAGCGCCCGGACGGCTCGTGGCCGTCGCAGTTCCGCGCGGGCGCGATCGAGAACGCGGACGCCGACACCAACTTCTGCGCCTATCTGGCGACCGGGGTGTGGCACTACTTCCGCTGCACCGGGGATCGCGAGTTCGCCGCGGCGCTGTGGCCGGGCGTGCGCGCCGCCATCGACTACGTGGTCACCCTGCAGCAGGGCCGCAACGGCGAGATCTATTGGCTGCGCGGCGTTTCCGGGGTCGCCGAAGAGGCCCTGCTGACAGGCTGCGCGAGTATGTTCCACAGCATCCGCTGCGCCCTGGCGCTGGCCGAGTCGCTCGGCGACCCGCAACCGGACTGGGAGATCGCGGCCCTGCGCCTGGGCCACGCCATCCGCCACCATCCCGAGTCGTTCACCGAGAAGGACCGCTACTCGATGGACTGGTACTACCCGGTGCTGTGCGGCGCCTTCGACGGCGCGCCCGCCGCCGAGCGGATCGCTTCGCGCTGGGACGATTTCGTCGTGGGCGAGCTGGGCATCCGGTGCGTCGCGGACCGGCCCTGGGTGACCGGAGCGGAGACCTGCGAGCTGGCGCTGGCGCTGGACACCCTCGGCGATCACACCCGCGCCCGCCGCCTGCTGGCCGCCATGCAGCACCTGCGCGAGGCCGACGGCTCCTATTGGACCGGACTGGTATTCGCCGACGGCAAGCGCTGGCCGGAGGAGCGCACCACGTGGACCGGCGCCGCCATGATCCTCGCCGCCGACGCCCTCTCCCGCACCACGCCGGCCAACGGCATCTTCCGCGAACCCACCGCCACGATCGATCTCACCACCGCCTGCGCCTGCGACTGCGTCGCCTCCCGCCCGTAA
- a CDS encoding class I SAM-dependent methyltransferase codes for MTRAESAVSGATGELFELAEKTTGFMPSEEGRALYEAVLRYAGDGLVLEIGTYCGKSSIYLGAAARETGATVYTIDHHQGSEEHQPGWEYHDSSLVDPQTGRFDTVTAFRRAIVRAGLTDTVVGIVGPSATVARMWRSPIRLLFIDGGHTEEAAQRDYDNWAHWVAAGGALAIHDVFPDPRDGGQAPYNIYRKALDSGKFREVSVTGSLRVLERSAGCGGQG; via the coding sequence ATGACCCGTGCCGAATCGGCGGTTTCCGGCGCCACCGGTGAATTATTCGAACTCGCCGAGAAAACTACCGGGTTCATGCCGAGCGAAGAGGGCCGGGCGCTCTACGAGGCGGTCCTGCGCTACGCCGGTGACGGCCTCGTGCTGGAGATCGGCACCTACTGCGGCAAGTCGTCGATATACCTCGGCGCGGCCGCCCGCGAGACCGGCGCGACCGTGTACACGATCGACCATCACCAGGGCTCGGAGGAACATCAGCCCGGCTGGGAGTATCACGACAGCTCGCTGGTGGACCCGCAAACCGGCCGGTTCGACACGGTCACGGCATTCCGGCGTGCCATCGTGCGGGCCGGGCTGACCGACACCGTCGTCGGCATCGTCGGACCGTCGGCCACGGTGGCGCGCATGTGGCGCAGCCCGATTCGGCTGCTGTTCATCGACGGCGGACACACCGAAGAGGCCGCCCAGCGCGACTACGACAACTGGGCGCACTGGGTCGCCGCGGGTGGCGCACTCGCCATCCACGACGTCTTCCCCGACCCCCGCGACGGCGGCCAGGCACCGTACAACATCTATCGGAAAGCGTTGGACAGCGGGAAGTTCCGCGAGGTCTCGGTCACGGGCTCGCTACGCGTCCTCGAGCGCTCCGCGGGCTGCGGCGGGCAGGGGTGA
- a CDS encoding tellurite resistance/C4-dicarboxylate transporter family protein — MNEGLSTRVASVRNLKPGWFAAVMATGIVSRAVTGAGWAWCGTALLIIGLVAFAALTVATLLRLALFREAVLADARDPAVGFTYLTFVAGAAVLAAGLAAHDRTGPALVLLAIAAAAWLLLCYAIPAALMVHHAPQDAVTGADGTWFLWVVGTQSLAVAATVLPRPWGQRLAVPALLCWSVGVVLYLAVAALVLGTLFGGSLTAAKLVPAYWVFMGATAISVLAGAQVLEHGSNQLVAAARPFLAGAAIGLWAFGSWLIPLLLAAGVWRHLVRHLALAYEPGLWSIVFPIGMYGVGTAELGRVLGEHWMVTFGHAEAWVALITWVATAAALVGTVLRRPRARGAAGRE, encoded by the coding sequence GTGAACGAGGGCCTGAGCACGCGCGTGGCGAGCGTGCGGAACCTGAAGCCCGGCTGGTTCGCGGCGGTCATGGCGACGGGGATCGTGTCGCGGGCCGTGACCGGCGCCGGGTGGGCCTGGTGCGGCACCGCGCTGTTGATCATCGGGCTGGTGGCCTTCGCCGCGCTGACCGTCGCGACACTGTTGCGGCTGGCCCTGTTTCGGGAGGCGGTCCTCGCCGATGCCCGCGACCCGGCCGTCGGGTTCACCTATCTGACCTTCGTCGCGGGCGCCGCGGTACTGGCCGCGGGGCTCGCCGCGCACGATCGGACCGGACCGGCGCTGGTGCTGCTCGCGATCGCGGCCGCGGCCTGGCTGCTGCTGTGTTACGCGATACCGGCGGCGTTGATGGTGCACCACGCGCCGCAGGATGCGGTCACCGGCGCCGACGGCACCTGGTTCCTCTGGGTGGTCGGCACCCAGTCGCTGGCCGTGGCCGCGACCGTGCTGCCGCGGCCGTGGGGGCAGCGCCTCGCGGTTCCCGCACTGCTGTGCTGGTCGGTGGGCGTCGTGCTGTATCTGGCGGTGGCCGCGCTGGTGCTCGGCACGCTGTTCGGCGGATCGCTCACGGCCGCGAAACTCGTTCCGGCGTATTGGGTTTTCATGGGCGCGACCGCGATCAGCGTGCTGGCCGGGGCGCAGGTGCTCGAGCACGGCTCGAACCAGCTCGTCGCGGCGGCGCGGCCGTTCCTGGCGGGTGCGGCGATCGGACTGTGGGCCTTCGGGAGCTGGCTGATCCCGCTGCTGCTGGCCGCCGGGGTGTGGCGGCATCTGGTGCGGCACCTCGCCCTCGCGTACGAACCGGGCCTGTGGAGCATCGTCTTCCCGATCGGCATGTACGGCGTCGGCACGGCCGAGCTGGGGCGCGTGCTCGGCGAGCACTGGATGGTCACCTTCGGCCACGCCGAGGCCTGGGTCGCGCTGATCACCTGGGTGGCGACCGCCGCCGCGCTGGTGGGCACCGTTCTCCGGCGGCCGAGAGCACGCGGTGCGGCGGGCCGGGAATGA
- a CDS encoding transcription termination factor Rho, short form has protein sequence MKHNTIHSTGDAGTVTTETPVSGILDITDNHATLRVDGYLAGPNDAHVPPRLIRDYGLRRGDTVTGAIGAKREGAKFPPLIRIDTVNGLPPAQAKSRPHFSELVPIHPQDRLRLETEPHEMTTRVTDLAMPLGKGQRALVVAPPKAGKTSVLQSIAHGIAKNHPECQLLLVLVGERPEEVTDLARAVPADIAAATFDQPPREHVAVAELAIEHAKRLVEMGRDVVVLLDSLTRLARAYNLASPASGRVLSGGVDAAALAPPKKFLGAARNIEHGGSLTIVATALVETGSVADTVIFEEYKGTGNAELKLDRRTAERRLHPAVDIAQSSTRKDELLLAPDELAAVHALRHTLAGREPQQAVELLLTGLRQTDTNAEFLAGVRAAGN, from the coding sequence ATGAAACACAACACGATTCACTCGACAGGCGATGCCGGCACGGTGACCACCGAGACGCCGGTGAGCGGCATCCTCGACATCACCGACAACCACGCGACCCTGCGCGTCGACGGCTACCTGGCCGGTCCGAACGACGCCCACGTGCCGCCGCGCCTGATCCGCGACTACGGATTGCGCCGCGGCGACACCGTCACCGGTGCGATCGGCGCCAAGCGCGAAGGCGCCAAATTCCCGCCGCTGATCCGCATCGATACCGTGAACGGCCTGCCGCCCGCCCAGGCGAAGTCCCGGCCGCACTTCTCGGAATTGGTCCCCATCCATCCACAGGACCGGTTGCGGCTGGAGACCGAACCGCACGAAATGACCACGCGCGTCACCGATCTGGCCATGCCGCTCGGCAAAGGTCAACGCGCCCTGGTCGTCGCGCCACCCAAGGCGGGCAAAACCTCTGTGCTGCAATCGATCGCGCACGGCATCGCGAAGAACCACCCCGAGTGTCAGCTACTGCTGGTGCTCGTCGGCGAACGCCCGGAGGAGGTCACCGATCTCGCCCGCGCGGTGCCCGCCGACATCGCCGCCGCCACCTTCGACCAACCGCCGCGCGAGCACGTCGCGGTGGCCGAACTCGCGATCGAGCACGCCAAGCGCCTGGTCGAGATGGGCCGGGACGTGGTGGTGCTGCTGGATTCGCTGACCCGGCTGGCCCGCGCCTACAACCTGGCCTCGCCCGCCTCCGGCCGGGTGCTGTCCGGCGGTGTGGACGCGGCCGCGCTCGCGCCGCCGAAGAAGTTCCTCGGCGCGGCGCGCAACATCGAGCACGGCGGCTCGCTCACCATCGTCGCCACCGCGCTGGTGGAGACCGGTTCGGTGGCCGACACGGTGATCTTCGAGGAGTACAAGGGCACCGGCAACGCCGAACTCAAGCTCGACCGGCGCACCGCGGAGCGCCGCCTGCACCCCGCGGTCGACATCGCGCAGTCCAGCACCCGCAAGGACGAGCTGCTGCTGGCCCCGGACGAACTGGCCGCCGTGCACGCGCTGCGCCACACGCTGGCCGGGCGCGAACCGCAGCAGGCCGTGGAACTGTTGCTCACCGGCCTGCGTCAGACCGACACCAACGCCGAGTTCCTCGCCGGTGTGCGCGCGGCCGGAAACTGA
- a CDS encoding class I SAM-dependent methyltransferase, with amino-acid sequence MLTVDFDRLGIGPGTRVIDVGCGQGRHSFEAYRRGADVVAFDQSASDLADVKVMFGAMAEAREVPPYAKAEAVQGDALALPYDNEEFDIVIASEILEHVPEDDRAIAELVRVLKPGGALAVTVPRWLPERICWLLSDEYHANEGGHVRIYRADELRGKIAGQGVRFIHSAHAHALHSPYWWLKCLVGVSKTDSRVVGAYHRLLVWDMMKRPRLTRLAESALDPIIGKSVALYFTKPAVRSA; translated from the coding sequence ATGCTGACCGTCGACTTCGACCGCCTCGGGATCGGGCCGGGCACCCGCGTCATCGATGTCGGGTGCGGGCAGGGCAGGCACTCGTTCGAGGCATACCGGCGCGGCGCGGATGTCGTCGCCTTCGATCAGAGCGCGAGCGACCTGGCCGACGTGAAGGTCATGTTCGGCGCGATGGCCGAGGCGCGGGAGGTGCCCCCCTACGCGAAAGCCGAAGCGGTGCAGGGCGACGCGCTCGCCCTGCCCTACGACAACGAGGAATTCGACATCGTCATCGCCTCGGAGATCCTCGAGCACGTGCCCGAGGACGACCGTGCCATCGCCGAGCTGGTGCGGGTGCTCAAACCCGGTGGTGCACTGGCGGTCACGGTGCCGCGTTGGCTACCGGAACGCATCTGCTGGCTGCTGTCGGACGAGTACCACGCCAACGAGGGCGGCCACGTACGCATCTACCGCGCGGACGAATTGCGCGGCAAGATCGCGGGACAGGGTGTGCGATTCATCCACAGCGCGCACGCCCATGCCCTGCACTCGCCCTACTGGTGGCTGAAATGCCTGGTGGGCGTGTCGAAGACGGACAGCCGGGTGGTCGGGGCATACCACCGGCTGCTGGTGTGGGACATGATGAAACGCCCCCGGCTCACCCGCCTGGCCGAGAGCGCCCTGGATCCGATCATCGGCAAGAGCGTCGCGCTGTACTTCACCAAACCGGCGGTGCGCAGTGCCTGA
- a CDS encoding GMC family oxidoreductase: protein MTDSPRTGDTSEADYVVVGAGSAGAIVAGRLAEHGASVILLEAGRKDNTRLVRVPGMITTVHTVPQLKHQVTWSQYSVPQKHANEREIPMTRGKVLGGSSSVNGMLFVRGNKANFDSWAAEGCEGWSYADVLPAYKRLENWEEGASELRGSGGPIQVTRQKELTPIAQGFISAATETLGVPQIADYNGESQEGISIFQQSVRNGIRYSSSRGFITERPNKNLRVVTGAHVARVVIEKGRATGVEVIEKRGRRRIIRAAKEVVVSGGVMGSAHTLLLSGIGPAGHLRDLGIDVHADLPVGQNLHDHLFVPMTYISKKALHRGIPSHFAAGMLREALRPGSSWFGRTVFECVGFVKTSFAKDIPDMQIHTLPWSYPVPNQDEDKLHMVDRRSAITIFPTLIYPKSRGELRLASTDPLQQPLIDPGYLSDPADTEFLIEAIGMIREIMSSKTIAGDVTEEHAPGPEFADETALRRELPNRIHSVYHPVGTCRMGVDERAVVDPQLRVRGIEGLRVADASIMPSITGGNTNAPSYMIGEKCAEFITAGA, encoded by the coding sequence ATGACCGACTCTCCGCGCACCGGGGATACCAGCGAAGCCGATTACGTCGTCGTGGGCGCCGGTAGCGCCGGTGCCATCGTCGCGGGCCGGCTGGCCGAGCACGGCGCCAGCGTGATCCTGCTGGAGGCCGGGCGCAAGGACAACACCCGGCTGGTCCGCGTGCCGGGCATGATCACCACGGTGCACACCGTGCCGCAGCTCAAGCACCAGGTCACCTGGAGCCAGTACTCGGTGCCGCAGAAGCACGCCAACGAGCGCGAGATCCCGATGACCCGCGGCAAGGTGCTGGGCGGGTCCAGCTCCGTCAACGGCATGCTGTTCGTGCGCGGCAACAAGGCCAACTTCGACTCCTGGGCGGCCGAGGGTTGCGAGGGCTGGAGCTACGCCGACGTGCTACCCGCCTACAAGCGCCTGGAGAACTGGGAGGAAGGCGCGAGCGAGCTGCGCGGCTCCGGCGGCCCGATCCAGGTCACCCGGCAGAAGGAACTCACCCCGATCGCGCAGGGCTTCATCTCCGCGGCGACCGAGACGCTGGGTGTCCCGCAGATCGCCGACTACAACGGCGAATCGCAGGAGGGCATCAGCATCTTCCAGCAGAGCGTGCGCAACGGTATTCGCTACAGCTCCTCGCGCGGCTTCATCACCGAGCGCCCGAACAAGAACCTGCGCGTGGTCACCGGCGCGCACGTAGCGCGCGTGGTGATCGAGAAGGGCCGCGCCACCGGTGTCGAGGTGATCGAGAAGCGTGGCCGCCGCCGCATCATCCGCGCCGCGAAGGAGGTCGTGGTCTCCGGCGGCGTGATGGGTTCGGCACACACCCTGCTGCTGTCGGGCATCGGCCCGGCCGGGCACCTGCGCGACCTCGGCATCGACGTGCACGCCGACCTGCCGGTGGGGCAGAACCTGCACGACCACCTGTTCGTCCCGATGACCTACATCTCCAAGAAGGCGCTGCACCGCGGTATTCCGTCGCACTTCGCGGCCGGCATGCTGCGCGAGGCGCTGCGTCCGGGTAGTTCGTGGTTCGGGCGGACGGTGTTCGAATGCGTGGGGTTCGTGAAAACCTCGTTCGCCAAGGACATTCCGGACATGCAGATCCACACCCTGCCGTGGAGCTATCCGGTGCCCAACCAGGACGAGGACAAGCTGCACATGGTGGACCGCCGCTCGGCGATCACAATCTTCCCGACCCTGATCTATCCGAAGAGCCGGGGCGAACTGCGGCTGGCCTCGACCGATCCGCTGCAGCAGCCGCTGATCGACCCGGGCTACCTGTCCGACCCGGCCGACACCGAGTTCCTGATCGAGGCCATCGGCATGATCCGGGAGATCATGTCGTCCAAGACCATCGCGGGTGATGTCACCGAGGAGCACGCGCCGGGTCCCGAGTTCGCCGACGAGACGGCCCTGCGGCGCGAACTGCCCAACCGCATCCATTCCGTCTACCACCCGGTCGGCACCTGTCGCATGGGCGTCGACGAGCGGGCGGTGGTCGATCCGCAGCTGCGGGTGCGCGGCATCGAGGGCCTGCGGGTCGCCGACGCCTCGATCATGCCGAGCATCACCGGCGGTAACACCAACGCCCCGTCGTACATGATCGGCGAGAAGTGCGCCGAATTCATCACCGCGGGAGCGTAA
- a CDS encoding LLM class F420-dependent oxidoreductase, whose translation MRFGIVLFTSDRGITPAAAAKAAEERGFDSFFVPEHTHIPVKREAAHPVTGDASLPDDRYTRTLDPWVALGTAAAVTERIELSTAVALPVEHDVITLAKTIATLDHLSGGRVSLGAGFGWNTDELTDHGVPPKKRRTVLREYLEAMNALWTQEEAAYDGEFVKFGPSWAWPKPVQPHVPVLIGTAGTEQGFRWIAKSADGWITTPYENDLLLDRLKLLSKVWQEAGRDGQPRVVALDFKPDAERLAEWEAAGVTDVLYGLPDKSDAEVLAYLDRLAAKLAPLGLTA comes from the coding sequence ATGCGTTTCGGCATCGTCTTGTTCACCAGCGACCGCGGCATCACCCCCGCCGCGGCCGCGAAAGCCGCCGAGGAGCGCGGGTTCGACTCCTTCTTCGTGCCCGAGCACACCCATATTCCGGTGAAACGCGAAGCGGCACATCCGGTGACCGGCGATGCCAGCCTGCCCGACGACCGCTACACCCGCACCCTCGACCCGTGGGTGGCGCTCGGCACCGCGGCCGCGGTCACCGAACGCATCGAGCTGTCCACCGCGGTCGCGCTGCCCGTGGAACACGATGTGATCACCCTCGCCAAGACCATCGCCACGCTAGACCACCTGTCCGGCGGCCGAGTGAGCCTGGGCGCCGGATTCGGCTGGAACACCGACGAACTCACCGATCACGGGGTGCCGCCGAAGAAGCGGCGCACGGTACTGCGCGAATATCTCGAGGCCATGAACGCTCTGTGGACCCAGGAGGAGGCCGCCTACGACGGTGAGTTCGTGAAGTTCGGGCCGAGCTGGGCGTGGCCGAAGCCGGTGCAGCCGCACGTACCGGTGCTCATCGGCACCGCGGGCACCGAGCAGGGCTTCCGCTGGATCGCCAAGTCGGCGGACGGCTGGATCACCACGCCCTACGAGAACGATCTGCTGCTGGATCGGCTGAAGCTGCTGTCCAAGGTGTGGCAGGAGGCCGGGCGCGACGGGCAGCCGCGCGTCGTCGCCCTGGATTTCAAGCCGGACGCCGAACGCTTGGCCGAATGGGAGGCGGCAGGCGTCACCGACGTGCTGTACGGGCTCCCCGACAAATCCGATGCCGAGGTGCTCGCCTACCTGGACCGCTTGGCCGCCAAGCTGGCTCCGCTGGGCCTCACCGCCTGA
- a CDS encoding glutathione peroxidase, which yields MTIRDIAVRTLSDESTTLGELAGDKALLVVNVASKCGLTPQYTGLVELQKTYGPRGFSVVGVPCNQFMGQEPGTAAEIEEFCSTTYGVDFPLLEKTEVNGDGRHPLYQELVRTADAEGEAGDIQWNFEKFLVDRDGKVVARFRPRTEPQDPAVVAAVESVL from the coding sequence GTGACTATTCGTGACATTGCCGTACGCACCCTTTCCGACGAATCCACCACTCTCGGCGAACTGGCCGGCGACAAGGCACTGCTGGTCGTGAACGTCGCGTCCAAATGTGGTCTGACACCGCAGTACACCGGTCTGGTGGAGCTGCAGAAGACTTACGGCCCACGCGGTTTCAGTGTCGTCGGGGTGCCGTGCAACCAGTTCATGGGCCAGGAGCCCGGCACCGCCGCGGAGATCGAGGAGTTCTGCTCGACCACCTACGGCGTGGACTTTCCGCTGCTGGAGAAGACCGAGGTGAACGGCGACGGGCGGCATCCGCTCTATCAGGAGCTGGTGCGGACCGCCGATGCCGAGGGTGAGGCCGGTGATATCCAGTGGAACTTCGAGAAGTTCCTCGTCGATCGGGACGGCAAGGTGGTGGCCCGATTCCGGCCGCGGACCGAGCCGCAGGACCCGGCGGTGGTCGCCGCGGTCGAGTCGGTGCTGTAG
- a CDS encoding glycosyltransferase family 4 protein: MRIALLSYRSKTHCGGQGVYVRHLSRGLAELGHRVEVFSGQPYPEHLDPRVSLTEVPGLDLYREPDPFRTPRPGELRDRIDLLELGTMWTAGFPEPRTFSLRAARLLRSRAADFDVVHDNQCLGTGLLDIATRLPLVATVHHPITRDRALDLAAAPWRRKLFVRRWYGFLAMQQRVAQQIPDLITVSSSSAADIVDDFGVAVDQLNVVPLGVDTDLFRPRAGRAPGRIVAVASADKPLKGIGHLLQAVARLRLSHDIELRLVAKLEPNGPTEKLIAELGLSDIVTATAGLSDTELAELLASAEIACIPSMYEGFSLPAVEAMASGTPLVASRAGALPEVVGDCAELVEPGNVDELTHTVGRLLDSRRRLTELGAAGRRRAVAVYSWEAVAAQTVSVYERAIARRIHAPEEGTC, translated from the coding sequence GTGCGCATTGCCCTGCTGTCCTACCGCAGCAAGACCCACTGTGGCGGGCAGGGGGTCTATGTCCGGCACCTCAGCCGCGGCCTGGCCGAGCTCGGGCACCGGGTCGAGGTGTTCTCCGGGCAGCCGTACCCGGAGCACCTCGATCCGCGGGTGAGCCTGACCGAAGTGCCCGGCCTCGACCTGTACCGGGAGCCGGACCCGTTCCGCACCCCGCGGCCCGGTGAACTCCGCGACCGGATCGACCTGCTGGAGCTGGGCACCATGTGGACCGCCGGGTTCCCGGAGCCGCGCACGTTCAGCCTGCGCGCCGCCCGGCTGCTGCGCTCGCGCGCCGCGGATTTCGATGTGGTGCACGACAATCAGTGCCTCGGCACCGGCCTGCTCGACATCGCGACACGGCTGCCGCTGGTGGCGACGGTGCATCATCCGATCACCCGGGACCGGGCGCTCGATCTGGCGGCCGCGCCCTGGCGCCGCAAGCTCTTCGTGCGGCGCTGGTACGGATTCCTCGCCATGCAGCAGCGGGTGGCCCAGCAGATTCCGGACCTCATCACGGTGTCCTCGTCCTCGGCCGCCGACATCGTCGACGACTTCGGGGTGGCGGTGGACCAGTTGAACGTGGTGCCCCTGGGGGTGGACACCGATCTGTTCCGGCCGCGCGCCGGCCGGGCGCCCGGGCGCATCGTCGCGGTCGCCAGCGCGGACAAGCCGCTCAAGGGCATCGGTCATCTGCTGCAAGCCGTTGCGCGGCTGCGGCTCTCGCACGACATCGAGCTGCGCCTGGTCGCCAAGCTGGAGCCGAACGGGCCGACCGAGAAGCTGATCGCCGAACTCGGTCTGTCCGATATCGTCACGGCCACCGCGGGCCTGTCCGACACAGAACTCGCCGAGCTGCTGGCATCCGCGGAGATCGCCTGTATCCCGTCCATGTACGAGGGCTTCTCGCTACCCGCGGTGGAGGCGATGGCCAGCGGCACCCCGCTGGTCGCCAGCCGCGCGGGGGCGCTGCCGGAGGTCGTGGGCGACTGCGCCGAACTGGTCGAGCCGGGCAATGTCGACGAGCTGACCCACACCGTCGGCCGCCTGCTGGACTCCCGCCGCCGGCTGACCGAACTCGGCGCCGCGGGGCGCCGGCGTGCGGTTGCCGTGTACAGCTGGGAAGCTGTTGCCGCACAGACCGTTTCCGTCTACGAGCGAGCCATCGCCCGTCGGATCCACGCACCCGAGGAGGGCACATGCTGA